In the Populus trichocarpa isolate Nisqually-1 chromosome 1, P.trichocarpa_v4.1, whole genome shotgun sequence genome, ACAGATCTGTTCCAATCACCTCCCCAAATCTATCTTAAACCCTCCACGATCCCTTCAAACATAGATCACACCGCACATGAACCCAAAATAACAGTAGATTCCCAACTTTAACCCTCACAAACCCGGCCAGATCCACGCCATTTCTCCAGAGCTGACCTCAAACACTTAAAATAGCCCAAAAAAACACCGAAATGAAGTATTTTTATGACAAATCCCCAATTTCAACCCCAAAAAAACCAACGAGATCAACACCATTTATCCCAGAAACAGCTCCAGaacccaccaaaaaaaaatcaaagaaaaaacatctcaaaaaacataaaaatggaAACTTTTTATGGAGAAAAATGGTTACCTCTTGTTCTGATAAGGGCTTGCACTGCATGAGCTGACTAATTTCCTCATCAAGGTTTCCATGTGCGTTTGTAGCCACCGAATCCAagctcattttttattaatctttttaggTTTAACCACTAATTACTTTCCAATTAGAGATCCAGAGATTAAATCTcccaaatttatataaaaaaattgtaaccttagatttcaattttctcttagaatttttctttttttctagggaaaaacagaaaaaataattccaGAGAGAGAGTGTAGGGAAGAAGGGAGCGGTGGAGAGATGCCAATGGCTTTTACCTATTTGTTTGATTAGATTATAATTGGAGAATATGCAAATGAGTCctccatttatttattgattatataattGTCCCTTATTTTTACAATTACACAACTTTGTCCTTAAACTATAAAcaaatgttatttatttcagAATATTTATTCTATAGTTGAGTCTTGTTAATGTCTcactatataaaaagaagataggcaagtgtatatataaaaaaagacaaagatataaaataattagtgttttgattatttttttaaaataaaaaagattaagatAATTGATACAGAAActtatttggtttaaaaaacaaaaaattatagagatataaatttatttggttgaaaatatatgaataaagatataaaataaatatgtttctaTAACAATTTAagagtaattttttatatttttaaaatagaaaaatatataaatatttattgtctatatatttatcttttttttaattttaaaacagtaACTAAGATCTTTATAATATCAACATCCTTTGAGATATAATTATATGAACCAACAAAATAATGAACATGAATGATGGTTGGATTGTAAAAGATCAcgactttgaaaaataattggcaATTGTTCTCAAATTTAGGGAAAACCATAGAAATAAAATCTCCCTTTTCTATTTGTAAGTCCTCCCCCCGATCTTTtctccattattatttttttcaattccttggCATGAATTAGAATTGagattaataaatcttttttttaatcttaattcttgttaatggaaaaaaacaataaaaaaaaagagagaaggaagatTCGACAATGTTTGCATACCAATTTAGTAACTTTGCTCACTTGGACCGATTTAGATTTAGGTTTAGTTCGATTTTGGATCAGAATTGAAAATTGACTCAATTAAACTTGcttgatttattaaatatttatttttgtgttataatatattttttgaagtattttttaattattttttatattttaaaaaaattagaatgatacattttaaatgtttttgaatagttttaatatatttatataaaaaaaatctataaaaaataatacatttttaatatattaaaaacaataattttacactctgtttgtttttacgttttaaaagtatttttaaaaactattaaaattttttatttttttctctgctttaaattaatatttttttaatgtttttatattattttgatgtgctgatattaaaaataatttttaaaaaataaaaaaaattattttaatatatttttaaataaaaaaacaatattttatttaaaataaaaaacaatgttatttttaaaaataattttttattttttaattaagggtCGATGACCAGTTAATCAAGTGAATCTTGGTTTTTAATTgggtaaattaaattattattatttttatatttattttttagctcgAACTTAAATAGACTAGGATTTAAATTGACGTGTCGGGTTAGAGaaggttttaaaataatattcatgaaTCATGACCCAATTAACCCGATGAAAATCGTGAGACGAGAGGACAtactccaaaaataaaaagaaaaaagaaaaaagaaaaaactctgcTTACaagaatagagagagagagggaaaccTTAACTTGTACAGAGAGCCCCCatcaaaagatatttttgtatttccgttttcttttcaaggaaaaaaaatattattctcttcttcatttttttatctaatttaattatcaGGGTTTCTTCCTTCTCTTCGATCCTCTCCATTCCAAACGCATCCTTTCCTTCAAATCTCTCTCCCCTCTCGCCTCTCCGTTTCCTCGCTCTCTCTTTCGCTCGAAAGGTTGGATTTTTTGGAATAGAGTTGTTGCTTTTAAATCTTGGCTGTTGATGAAGCAGATcaggttttttatttctttagggtctgttttttctttttttttctttttttgcattgTCTGCATGGAAGATGATGATTGTGTTTTTGAGGATTTGATAGGTTTATTTGTTTCAGgaattggtttttctttttctatttttttgttttttataagattgTGTTTGATATTTAGCTGTTAGATTTTCTTATGGTTTAAATGTGATGAAAATCGagattttgattgatttattgtttGTTATGATGGAGTGTTAAAAGTAAGTTTGAGGAATTTAATTTGGTGAAGTTTGTGGTTGAATTTGTTTCGCCGTGTGTAGAAAAAAGGAATTTTGAATGAGTTTTGGtgatttgtttgatttgttgtaGTTTTCTCGTTGctgttgttgttttgttgtatgTGATGAGCATATGCTTTGAACATTGAGAATATGATAGATTTTATGGTTTTGTCAGGGCTTAAATTGAAGTTTGTgagatcaaaaaagaaaaattgcatAAAGGGTGAATTGTGTTGACTGAAGTTGAATCAAAAAGGAAAGTATTGGGGTTTTTGcgttctggtgaagaattgtgATGAATAAGAAGAATTCATGGGCAGATTTGGCTGCAAATTCTGCAGCTGAGAACATAAATGCTGGTTCTTCTGCTAACACTGGAAGTGTAGGTACTACTCCTGCAGCTGCCCCTTCCCGATCCACATACGTCCCTCCTCATCTCCGTAACCGTGCACCATCCTCAGACCCACCAGCTGCTGCTCATAGTGGGCCTGTGTCGAGTAATGATCATTCTGGGTATGGTGGTGGATCGCGCTCAGGTGTTCCAAGAAATGATTTCCGTGGTGGGTATGGTGGTAGCGGTGGGAGATCTGGTGGGTGGGGAAACAGAGGTGGCTGGGATCGTGGGAGAGAGCGGGAAGTAAATCCTTTTGGAGATGATGACGAAACAGAGCAGCCATTTAGTGAGCAAGAGAATACTGGCATTAATTTTGATGCGTATGAAGATATTCCAGTTGAGACAAGTGGGGAGAATGTGCCACCAGCTGTAAATACCTTTGCGGAGATTGATTTGGGTGAGGCGTTGAATCTGAACATCCGCAGGTGCAAGTATGTGAAGCCCACGCCGGTGCAGCGGCATGCCATTCCAATCTCTCTTACAGGCCGGGACTTGATGGCCTGTGCCCAGACTGGTTCTGGGAAAACTGCTGCTTTCTGTTTCCCGATTATTAGTGGAATTATGAAAATGCAAGATCAGAGTGCACAAAGGCCACTTCGTGGAGCACGAACTGTGTACCCGCTAGCTCTTATTCTCTCTCCAACCAGAGAGCTTTCAATGCAGGTGAGTTTTGTTAATTGGCTGTTTATATGATACGCTTCTATCTGTGCTGCTTATTGTGAGGAAACCTAATATGTTGTGGTTATGATTGCAGATACATGAGGAAGCTAAGAAATTCTCATATCAAACTGGTGTTAAAGTGGTTGTTGCTTATGGAGGAGCACCAATTCACCAACAGGTTTTGTATTAGTTGGTGATGCTAGTGCCTgctatttttcataatttcttttttgaaactGATTATGTTGGCTCCTGGCATCATTCCTTGATCAGCCATACTTTCCTATACTGTTAGCTGGACTTTAATTCTGTGGCTGTAACTATACTGTTTACTCTTTTCCTTTGTGAAATTAAACAATGACCTCTTTTGGGAAGTCAGATTTGAATCTGTTTTCCCTCTACCTGTTAATGTGTACCTTCTCAAAGCTGATGTGTTATGCTGTTTTTATCCAAGCTATTTCTTGGATCTCAAACTTACACCCCCCTGATCCCCAGTGATAGtctcttttgtttgtttctagCGACCTGGCTTTGCcttcatttcaattttatatattcaactaGAAGTCACATTTTCTGCTGCATGTTTCTCGACTCTGCGATTGGAAAACAATGAATGCTGTACTGTTTTTCATGCAATACTAGTGGTGCTATCTGGTAAAGCGTTGAATACAACTGTTAGAATCTGCTATCTAATGAGCAACATGCCATCAAATGGTGTTATACAGTGATATTAGGTTTGCCACTTTCCAcaataattctatttttaaatgttGATATTTATGTGGCCAGCTGCGAGAACTGGAGAGAGGTGTTGATATTCTGGTGGCAACTCCAGGAAGATTGGTGGATTTGTTGGAGAGGGCTAGGGTTTCATTGCAGATGATCAAGTATTTGGCCTTAGATGAGGCAGATCGGATGCTGGATATGGGTTTTGAGcctcaaataagaaaaattgtgGAACAAATGGACATGCCTCCACCTGGTTCAAGACAGACAATGCTGTTCAGTGCTACCTTTCCAAAAGAGATACAGGTCTGTTTTCTGCTCCTTAAAGTTTCTTTTATAAGGAGAAAGCTCCCATTACTAATTTGAGAGATCCCAAAGCTTTTTTGGCTTTTGTATAGAAACATTACTATATTAAGTCCGCTCTTCTTCTGTGAGGTAGTAGATGCACAAAATAATTAGAAGTAAATATGCTTTGACTTCCTTTGAATACCTCAAGTGTATGGAAGGTGGGGGCTATCTTTGGCACTCTGATTGACATACTTGCTTTGCTGATAAGAAAAAAGGTTTTGATTAGGTAATATTGCATTTAATGACCAAAACAAGAAACCCTTGCCGATACTGATTTTCTgaaatttgattgagaattccTATAATTACATCTGTGTATGGTGTTAAATTCGATAGGGTAAGAGGTGTTATATCCGAGAAATAGCAAAACGCATGCAAACCTATAATGCTTCAAATCTTCTCTTCTGGTCTTGTATACTGCATCATCTTTTCCACATGTAATGAGGCAGAATTTGGTTTGAGATGTAGATGATGCACAAGCACCTTGGATATGGTGTCAAAGATTTGCTTATGATGCTCAAAATTCTATAATAGTGATACCTTTCAACCTTTTGTTGCTATGCAGAGACTAGCTTCTGACTTTTTGGCAAGTTATGTCTTTTTGGCTGTTGGACGAGTGGGCTCAAGTACAGATTTGATTGCCCAAAGAGTTGAATTTGTTCAGGAGTCTGACAAAAGAAGTCACCTCATGGACCTCCTTTATGCACAGCGGGCGAATGGTGTTCAGGGCAAGGTAACACTGGCAAAAACAATGTTTGCTTCCCAACTCCTTCTCCTGCTACTAGAGAATGGGGAATGTTTTGACTTGTTAGTGGCATGCCCTGATATATCTTAGATAAGCTTTATTCACAGATAAATAATCATTAGAAAAATCTTGTTTCCTTGTTAGTATCTGCCATTGACTGTTGCATATATTATGTAATATTTCAGCAAGATTTGACATTAGTATTTGTGGAGACTAAGAAGGGTGCTGATTCACTTGAGCATTGGCTATGCATTAATAATTTCCCTGCTACTAGCATCCATGGTGATAGATCACAACAGGTATTATTTTTCGTCATTGCTGTAGTTATTCTTTCATTCACGGTATCTATTTCAATTCAAACATTTTATCTCGTGATCTTGATTCTGATTGCTGAAATCTTTGGTTGGGACCTTTATGAAGCTGTTGGTCTTGTGAAGGGATTAGGTGGGTAATCAGTGCTCGTCAGTGACATCCTTAATAGTAACAAAATAGAAACAAGAAAGATTGCAAAAGCAGACTTCTTAAAATACTTTCTAGAGCAATATAAAAACGTCATTAGAATATGgggtttgaaaattttcattattttggatGACAGGGCATTCATTGCCAGCTGATTTTGCTGTTTTTCCTTTCATAACTTTTCCTATTTAATTGTCTTTGATGATGCAGCTTGTTATTCTTGACAAATAAGATCAACCATAAGTGCCAAGCTCCTAGATAGTTATAACCAAAACTATAAATGGAAGTCTTAGTGAGACAAATTGAATGACTGAAAGAATTTGGTAAAGTTTAGCTTGTGAAAGATTCTCGTTTGTCAACAAAAAGCATCAGAGAAAGTGTTTGTTGGACGGAATTTTGAGGACATTTTCTGGAAATGGAGGTGGCAGACTGATACACCTCTGAACTGGGTGCTTCAGAACagaattttataatgtttgtcTTTTTGGGAAGGGGTGGTTGGTGTCTGTCTGGTGTTGCCAGGGTTTGTGATTAGCAGTTGTAAACTTATATTAACTGTGGCATGTGGGGTGAGGGGATGCATCCCCTCCTTTTTCCAAAATCTTTAAgacttgttttcttctttcttttggcTGATAAAAGGGCTGCTGTGGGGGCGATAGTAGTAGCAAATCAAGCATCTAGATGTTATGTAATTACATACCAGACTGCTGTTGGGAATGAAATAAGTTTGATTCCTAGATAAACCCACTTCATATctgttcttggttttttttctgattttgtcCTTTCATTATTGGATTGTTACATATTTGAAGTTATTGTTATATTTGTAATACAGTACTCTGATAAATTTGTTTCTAAATCATGCAGGAAAGAGAACAGGCATTGCGCTCATTTAAATCTGGCAACACTCCAATTTTGGTAGCAACTGATGTTGCAGCACGTGGTCTTGATATTCCTC is a window encoding:
- the LOC7457715 gene encoding DEAD-box ATP-dependent RNA helicase 37, which codes for MNKKNSWADLAANSAAENINAGSSANTGSVGTTPAAAPSRSTYVPPHLRNRAPSSDPPAAAHSGPVSSNDHSGYGGGSRSGVPRNDFRGGYGGSGGRSGGWGNRGGWDRGREREVNPFGDDDETEQPFSEQENTGINFDAYEDIPVETSGENVPPAVNTFAEIDLGEALNLNIRRCKYVKPTPVQRHAIPISLTGRDLMACAQTGSGKTAAFCFPIISGIMKMQDQSAQRPLRGARTVYPLALILSPTRELSMQIHEEAKKFSYQTGVKVVVAYGGAPIHQQLRELERGVDILVATPGRLVDLLERARVSLQMIKYLALDEADRMLDMGFEPQIRKIVEQMDMPPPGSRQTMLFSATFPKEIQRLASDFLASYVFLAVGRVGSSTDLIAQRVEFVQESDKRSHLMDLLYAQRANGVQGKQDLTLVFVETKKGADSLEHWLCINNFPATSIHGDRSQQEREQALRSFKSGNTPILVATDVAARGLDIPRVAHVVNFDLPNDIDDYVHRIGRTGRAGKSGLATAFFNEGNASMARPLSELMQEANQEVPAWLSRYAARASFGGKNRRSGGGRFGGRDFRRDSSSSRGNSDYYGGGSSGGYGGASGGYGGGGYGSGVTSAWD